One window from the genome of Nicotiana tomentosiformis chromosome 5, ASM39032v3, whole genome shotgun sequence encodes:
- the LOC104114911 gene encoding O-fucosyltransferase 39-like isoform X2 — MRMRGGAVAGVFMLLLPIFCANLLSHASPTILKDLNAPKFRHSRLAKSALQRQTSNEEQSELWTPLAHQGWKPCTESDAASIPEKSEGYVQVFLDGGLNQQRMGICDAVVVAKILNATLVIPQLEVNPVWQDSSSFMDIFDVDHFINVLKDDVSIVKELPDEFSWSTREYYGTAIRPTRIKTAPVHASANWYLENVSPVLQSYGIAAIAPFSHRLTFDNMPKYLQHLRCKVNFQALAFVPHIRHLGDALINRLRNPPSEGNMVSNNYLREVTDLKPKQGAGKFAVLHLRFDKDMAAHSACDFGGGKAENLALAKYRQVIWGGRVINSQFTDEELRSQGRCPLTPEEVGLLLAALGFDNSTRLYLASHKVYGGERRISALRNLFPLMEDKKSLASSEERALIKGKASLLAAVDYYVGMHSDIFVSASPGNMHNAMVGHRTYNNMKIIRPNMALLGQLFLNKTLNWPEFQESVVEGHKNRQGQIRLRKAKQSLYTYPAPDCMCQA, encoded by the exons GATTTGAATGCTCCAAAATTCAGGCACTCACGTCTTGCGAAGAGTGCTTTACAACGCCAAACT TCCAATGAAGAACAGTCAGAGCTTTGGACTCCTTTGGCGCACCAAGGATGGAAACCTTGTACTGAATCTGATGCTGCCTCCA TACCTGAAAAGTCTGAGGGGTACGTTCAAGTGTTCCTTGATGGAGGACTAAATCAACAGAGAATGGGG ATTTGTGATGCAGTTGTTGTTGCCAAAATTCTGAACGCCACACTTGTGATCCCTCAGTTGGAAGTAAATCCTGTTTGGCAAGATTCAAG CTCATTCATGGATATCTTTGATGTGGATCACTTCATCAATGTATTGAAAGACGACGTATCTATAGTCAAAGAGTTGCCTGATGAATTCTCTTGGAGCACACGAGAATATTATGGCACAGCTATTCGACCTACAAGAATCAAGACTGCTCCAGTTCATGCTTCAGCAAATTGGTATTTAGAGAATGTTTCACCTGTCCTGCAGAG TTACGGAATTGCTGCCATAGCGCCATTTTCTCATCGACTGACGTTCGACAACATGCCCAAATACCTCCAACATCTACGATGTAAAGTCAACTTTCAAGCATTGGCCTTTGTTCCTCACATCAGACATCTCGGGGATGCCCTTATCAATCGCCTCAGGAATCCTCCTAGTGAAGGCAACATGGTTAGTAACAACTACCTCAGAGAGGTTACCGATCTTAAGCCCAAACAAGGAGCAGGCAAGTTCGCTGTTCTCCACCTTCGCTTCGACAAG GATATGGCTGCTCATTCAGCCTGTGATTTTGGTGGTGGCAAGGCTGAAAATCTGGCTCTAGCTAAATACCGGCAAGTAATTTGGGGAGGAAGGGTCATCAACTCTCAGTTTACTGATGAAGAGTTGAGGAGTCAAGGACGGTGCCCATTGACCCCAGAAGAAGTTGGATTGCTGCTGGCAGCTTTGGGATTCGACAATAGCACTCGCCTATATCTTGCCTCCCATAAG GTTTATGGCGGGGAACGCCGTATTTCGGCTTTGAGAAATTTGTTTCCCCTGATGGAAGATAAAAAGAGCCTTGCATCTTCCGAGGAAAGAGCTCTTATCAAAGGAAAGGCTTCCTTATTAGCTGCAGTTGATTATTATGTCGGCATGCACAGTGATATATTTGTTTCTGCCTCCCCTGGAAATATGCACAACGCAATG GTGGGACATAGAACATACAACAATATGAAGATAATAAGGCCAAACATGGCATTATTAGGCCAGCTATTCCTGAATAAGACACTGAATTGGCCTGAGTTTCAAGAATCAGTAGTTGAAGGCCACAAGAACAGACAAGGGCAAATTAGACTTCGCAAAGCAAAGCAATCCCTTTATACATATCCTGCTCCTGATTGCATGTGCCAAGCTTGA
- the LOC104114911 gene encoding O-fucosyltransferase 39-like isoform X1, producing the protein MRMRGGAVAGVFMLLLPIFCANLLSHASPTILKDLNAPKFRHSRLAKSALQRQTSNEEQSELWTPLAHQGWKPCTESDAASTVPEKSEGYVQVFLDGGLNQQRMGICDAVVVAKILNATLVIPQLEVNPVWQDSSSFMDIFDVDHFINVLKDDVSIVKELPDEFSWSTREYYGTAIRPTRIKTAPVHASANWYLENVSPVLQSYGIAAIAPFSHRLTFDNMPKYLQHLRCKVNFQALAFVPHIRHLGDALINRLRNPPSEGNMVSNNYLREVTDLKPKQGAGKFAVLHLRFDKDMAAHSACDFGGGKAENLALAKYRQVIWGGRVINSQFTDEELRSQGRCPLTPEEVGLLLAALGFDNSTRLYLASHKVYGGERRISALRNLFPLMEDKKSLASSEERALIKGKASLLAAVDYYVGMHSDIFVSASPGNMHNAMVGHRTYNNMKIIRPNMALLGQLFLNKTLNWPEFQESVVEGHKNRQGQIRLRKAKQSLYTYPAPDCMCQA; encoded by the exons GATTTGAATGCTCCAAAATTCAGGCACTCACGTCTTGCGAAGAGTGCTTTACAACGCCAAACT TCCAATGAAGAACAGTCAGAGCTTTGGACTCCTTTGGCGCACCAAGGATGGAAACCTTGTACTGAATCTGATGCTGCCTCCA CAGTACCTGAAAAGTCTGAGGGGTACGTTCAAGTGTTCCTTGATGGAGGACTAAATCAACAGAGAATGGGG ATTTGTGATGCAGTTGTTGTTGCCAAAATTCTGAACGCCACACTTGTGATCCCTCAGTTGGAAGTAAATCCTGTTTGGCAAGATTCAAG CTCATTCATGGATATCTTTGATGTGGATCACTTCATCAATGTATTGAAAGACGACGTATCTATAGTCAAAGAGTTGCCTGATGAATTCTCTTGGAGCACACGAGAATATTATGGCACAGCTATTCGACCTACAAGAATCAAGACTGCTCCAGTTCATGCTTCAGCAAATTGGTATTTAGAGAATGTTTCACCTGTCCTGCAGAG TTACGGAATTGCTGCCATAGCGCCATTTTCTCATCGACTGACGTTCGACAACATGCCCAAATACCTCCAACATCTACGATGTAAAGTCAACTTTCAAGCATTGGCCTTTGTTCCTCACATCAGACATCTCGGGGATGCCCTTATCAATCGCCTCAGGAATCCTCCTAGTGAAGGCAACATGGTTAGTAACAACTACCTCAGAGAGGTTACCGATCTTAAGCCCAAACAAGGAGCAGGCAAGTTCGCTGTTCTCCACCTTCGCTTCGACAAG GATATGGCTGCTCATTCAGCCTGTGATTTTGGTGGTGGCAAGGCTGAAAATCTGGCTCTAGCTAAATACCGGCAAGTAATTTGGGGAGGAAGGGTCATCAACTCTCAGTTTACTGATGAAGAGTTGAGGAGTCAAGGACGGTGCCCATTGACCCCAGAAGAAGTTGGATTGCTGCTGGCAGCTTTGGGATTCGACAATAGCACTCGCCTATATCTTGCCTCCCATAAG GTTTATGGCGGGGAACGCCGTATTTCGGCTTTGAGAAATTTGTTTCCCCTGATGGAAGATAAAAAGAGCCTTGCATCTTCCGAGGAAAGAGCTCTTATCAAAGGAAAGGCTTCCTTATTAGCTGCAGTTGATTATTATGTCGGCATGCACAGTGATATATTTGTTTCTGCCTCCCCTGGAAATATGCACAACGCAATG GTGGGACATAGAACATACAACAATATGAAGATAATAAGGCCAAACATGGCATTATTAGGCCAGCTATTCCTGAATAAGACACTGAATTGGCCTGAGTTTCAAGAATCAGTAGTTGAAGGCCACAAGAACAGACAAGGGCAAATTAGACTTCGCAAAGCAAAGCAATCCCTTTATACATATCCTGCTCCTGATTGCATGTGCCAAGCTTGA